From the Desulfovibrio sp. JY genome, one window contains:
- a CDS encoding menaquinone biosynthesis decarboxylase codes for MAYKDLQEFLRLLEKKGELRRVKPELDPYLEIAEVTDRVSKAVGPALYFEHPKGSRFPVVTNAFGSFPRMHLALDCDNLDALGHRIDAVLEMEKPDGLIDKLKMLPKLAKMAGIFPKTVNSGRCQDVVLTGDDVDLSLLPVLTTWPGDAGPFITLPVVVTKDPESGKRNVGMYRMQVFDKNTTGMHWHRHKGGAYHYHLAEKRGERLPLAVAIGPDPACTYAATAPLPDDIDEFLFAGYLRQAPVELVQCKTVDLQVPASSQFVLEGYVDPGERRREGPFGDHTGYYSLADDYPVFHVTALTHRKDAVYPATLVGPPPMEDCYMGKATERLFLPLIKKQLPEIVDMSLPLEGVFHNFCFVSIDKRYPGQTRKIMYAIWGLGQMMFTKIIVVVDAGVNVQNTSEVLWRLGNNVDPRRDIIIVDGPLDALDHASPTPFYGGKIGIDATKKGPEEGHMREWPDSLVMSREVKGRIDALWNELGL; via the coding sequence ATGGCGTACAAGGACTTGCAGGAATTTTTGCGGCTTCTGGAAAAAAAAGGCGAACTGCGGCGCGTAAAGCCCGAACTGGACCCGTATTTGGAAATCGCCGAGGTCACGGACCGGGTGTCCAAGGCCGTCGGTCCGGCCCTCTACTTCGAACACCCCAAGGGATCACGCTTTCCGGTGGTCACCAATGCCTTCGGCTCGTTTCCCCGCATGCACCTGGCCCTTGATTGCGACAACCTCGACGCCCTGGGACACCGCATCGACGCCGTGCTGGAGATGGAAAAACCGGATGGGCTCATCGACAAGCTCAAGATGCTGCCCAAGCTGGCCAAGATGGCCGGCATCTTCCCCAAGACCGTCAATTCCGGCCGCTGCCAGGATGTCGTTTTGACCGGCGACGACGTGGACCTGTCCCTCCTGCCGGTGCTGACCACCTGGCCCGGCGATGCCGGCCCCTTCATCACCCTGCCCGTGGTCGTCACCAAGGACCCGGAAAGCGGCAAGCGCAACGTGGGCATGTACCGCATGCAGGTCTTCGACAAGAACACCACCGGCATGCACTGGCACCGCCACAAGGGCGGGGCCTACCACTACCATCTGGCGGAAAAGCGCGGCGAGCGCCTGCCCCTGGCCGTGGCCATCGGCCCGGACCCGGCCTGCACCTATGCCGCCACCGCCCCGCTGCCGGACGACATCGACGAATTTCTCTTCGCCGGTTACCTGCGCCAGGCCCCGGTGGAGCTTGTCCAGTGCAAGACCGTGGACTTGCAAGTGCCGGCCTCGAGCCAGTTCGTGCTGGAAGGCTACGTGGACCCGGGCGAACGCCGCCGCGAGGGGCCGTTCGGCGACCACACCGGCTATTACTCCCTGGCCGACGACTATCCCGTATTCCACGTCACGGCGCTCACCCATCGCAAGGACGCCGTCTATCCGGCGACCCTCGTCGGCCCGCCGCCCATGGAGGACTGCTACATGGGCAAGGCCACCGAACGTCTGTTTTTGCCGCTCATAAAAAAGCAGCTTCCGGAAATCGTGGACATGAGCCTGCCGCTTGAAGGCGTGTTCCACAACTTCTGTTTCGTCTCCATCGACAAGCGCTATCCCGGCCAGACGCGCAAGATCATGTACGCCATCTGGGGCCTTGGGCAGATGATGTTCACCAAGATCATCGTGGTGGTCGATGCCGGGGTCAACGTGCAAAATACGTCCGAGGTGCTCTGGCGGCTCGGCAACAATGTCGATCCCCGGCGCGACATCATCATCGTCGACGGGCCTCTCGACGCCCTGGACCATGCCTCGCCCACGCCTTTTTACGGCGGCAAGATCGGCATCGACGCCACGAAAAAGGGCCCCGAGGAAGGTCATATGCGCGAATGGCCCGATTCGCTGGTCATGTCCCGGGAGGTCAAGGGCCGCATCGACGCGCTGTGGAACGAACTGGGGCTGTGA
- a CDS encoding DNA-3-methyladenine glycosylase I, whose protein sequence is MTVDKAIIRCPWCGDLDLYVRYHDTEWGVPLHDDRALFELLILEGAQAGLSWLTILKRREGYRAAYEGFDPARVADYDAPKLAALAEDARIIRNKAKIKASVANAQAFLAVQEAFGSFDAYLWRFVDGRPIVNHFSELRQVPATTPLAEQISRDLKSRGFSFVGPTCVYAFLQSAGLVNDHLTGCFRHKELAGAVR, encoded by the coding sequence ATGACCGTGGACAAAGCAATCATCCGCTGCCCATGGTGCGGCGATCTCGACCTCTACGTACGCTACCACGATACGGAATGGGGCGTGCCGCTGCACGACGACCGGGCGCTGTTCGAGCTGCTCATCCTCGAAGGCGCTCAGGCCGGTCTGTCGTGGCTGACCATCCTCAAGCGCCGGGAAGGTTACCGGGCCGCCTACGAGGGTTTCGACCCGGCGCGTGTGGCCGACTACGACGCGCCAAAGCTCGCCGCCCTGGCGGAGGATGCCCGCATCATCCGCAACAAGGCCAAGATCAAGGCCTCGGTGGCCAACGCCCAGGCATTTCTCGCCGTCCAGGAGGCCTTCGGCTCCTTTGACGCCTACCTCTGGCGCTTTGTCGACGGACGGCCCATCGTCAACCATTTCTCGGAGTTGCGGCAGGTCCCCGCCACCACGCCCCTGGCCGAACAGATCAGCCGCGACCTCAAATCCCGGGGATTTTCCTTTGTCGGCCCGACCTGCGTCTACGCCTTTCTCCAGTCGGCAGGCCTCGTCAACGACCATCTGACCGGCTGTTTCCGCCACAAGGAACTGGCCGGAGCCGTCCGATGA
- a CDS encoding DUF488 family protein codes for MTQGPLSRPPIYTLGHDNHDRAVFLSLLTRHGVNMLIDVRAEPYSRHLPHFCRNALTASLKSWGVGYLFCGRELGGRGTSVVDAVSFCRGIDRVIAAWRQAYRLALVCAEEDPRRCHRAWRIAPALLSRGARVVHIRGDGRLEPHTPAWADYAVSCATAMPTQEIS; via the coding sequence ATGACCCAGGGACCGCTTTCCCGCCCGCCGATTTACACGCTGGGCCACGACAACCATGACCGGGCCGTCTTCCTGAGCCTGCTCACCCGCCATGGCGTCAACATGCTTATCGACGTGCGGGCCGAGCCCTACTCACGCCACCTGCCGCATTTTTGCAGGAACGCTCTGACGGCGTCGCTCAAGTCCTGGGGCGTGGGCTATCTTTTTTGCGGCCGCGAACTCGGGGGACGGGGGACGTCCGTGGTGGACGCTGTGTCGTTTTGTCGAGGCATCGACCGGGTGATCGCGGCTTGGCGGCAGGCCTACCGGCTGGCCCTGGTCTGCGCCGAGGAGGACCCCAGGCGTTGCCACCGGGCCTGGCGCATCGCTCCGGCGCTGCTTTCCCGGGGTGCCCGGGTGGTGCATATCCGGGGAGACGGTCGGCTCGAACCCCACACCCCGGCCTGGGCCGATTATGCCGTTTCCTGTGCGACAGCGATGCCAACGCAAGAGATATCATAG
- a CDS encoding pyridoxal phosphate-dependent aminotransferase, with protein MYLPQPADRHLPDSMPQPSFPAGAGNSCPIPGFRSVPRTGVIHVMHRAQALGFTSEHPEWANLGQGAPSTSGLPDAPRRIACVECAPCEQEYAPVAGRQDLRMKVAEFYNHFHRQGKRSKYTWRNVCIAPGGRAALTRVAAALGNINLGHFIPDYTAYEELLAVFRSFTPIPILLDPATGYRMAPSVLEREIVSRGLGAILTSNPSNPTGRLVAGDELRQWVELSRTYDCALIMDEFYSHYVYGRDEARVSAAAFVEDVDQDPVIVVDGVTKNWRYPGWRVGWIVGPSPVIEAVASAGSFLDGGANHPLQRAAMELLSPEVAEREIAAIKAEFGHKRDYLVGELLRLGFEIEAEPAGGFYVWASLKGLPEVFRDAMVFFEKALAEKVIVVPGAFFDVNPGRRRPHSCYKDHIRLSFGPDMEVLRRGVAGLTRMLRGQAVGAKDARGNAEGF; from the coding sequence ATGTATTTGCCCCAGCCCGCCGACCGCCATCTCCCGGATTCCATGCCCCAGCCGTCGTTTCCCGCCGGCGCGGGCAACTCCTGTCCCATCCCCGGCTTTCGCAGCGTGCCGCGCACGGGCGTCATCCATGTCATGCACCGCGCCCAGGCGCTCGGCTTCACGTCCGAGCATCCGGAGTGGGCCAACCTGGGCCAGGGCGCCCCGTCCACTTCCGGGTTGCCCGATGCCCCCCGACGCATCGCCTGCGTCGAGTGCGCCCCCTGCGAACAGGAGTACGCGCCGGTCGCCGGCCGGCAGGATCTGCGCATGAAGGTGGCCGAATTTTACAACCACTTCCACCGCCAGGGAAAGCGTTCCAAGTACACCTGGCGCAACGTCTGCATCGCGCCGGGCGGACGGGCGGCGCTCACCCGCGTGGCCGCGGCGCTCGGCAACATCAATCTCGGCCATTTCATTCCGGACTACACGGCCTACGAGGAACTGCTGGCCGTATTTCGCTCCTTTACCCCGATCCCCATTCTCCTCGATCCCGCAACCGGCTACCGCATGGCGCCGTCCGTGCTGGAGCGCGAAATCGTCAGCCGGGGCCTCGGGGCGATCCTCACCTCCAATCCGTCCAACCCCACGGGCCGGCTGGTGGCCGGGGACGAACTGCGGCAGTGGGTGGAGCTTTCCAGAACGTACGATTGCGCCCTGATCATGGACGAGTTCTACTCCCATTATGTCTACGGCCGGGACGAGGCGCGGGTTTCGGCCGCGGCATTCGTGGAGGACGTGGACCAGGACCCGGTGATCGTGGTGGACGGCGTGACCAAGAACTGGCGCTATCCCGGCTGGCGGGTCGGCTGGATCGTGGGCCCGAGCCCGGTCATCGAGGCCGTGGCCAGCGCCGGGTCGTTTCTGGACGGCGGCGCGAACCATCCGCTGCAACGCGCGGCCATGGAGTTGCTTTCCCCGGAAGTGGCCGAACGGGAAATCGCGGCCATCAAGGCGGAGTTCGGCCACAAGCGGGACTACCTTGTGGGGGAGCTTCTCCGTCTGGGATTCGAGATCGAGGCCGAGCCGGCCGGAGGCTTTTACGTCTGGGCCAGCCTCAAGGGGCTGCCCGAGGTATTTCGCGACGCCATGGTCTTTTTCGAGAAGGCGCTGGCGGAAAAGGTCATTGTCGTGCCCGGGGCGTTTTTCGACGTGAATCCCGGGCGGCGGCGACCCCATTCCTGCTACAAGGACCACATCCGGCTGAGCTTCGGGCCGGACATGGAGGTGCTGCGACGCGGCGTGGCCGGACTGACCCGGATGCTTCGGGGCCAGGCCGTGGGCGCAAAGGACGCGAGAGGTAATGCCGAAGGCTTCTGA
- a CDS encoding sigma 54-interacting transcriptional regulator → MASKTLNLQLSCLSAISGIIDKALDLEQSLQDILRILAETLSMKRATITLVDRSTGKLVISVSQGLSAEEKRRGVYGLDEGVTGLIFQTAQPYVVPDIRNEPLFLDKTQSRKIERHTISFVGVPIILHGQAIGVLNVDRLFGDEVDYGEDVAFLTVVATLIAQFMSLNQKYEAKVENLKRENISLKYKLSQESQGLYIVGKSLAMQDVQRQIEKVAPTRATVLLLGESGTGKTLIGRIIHDLSERKDYPFIKVNCASIPETLLESELFGYEKGAFTGADQTKPGRFEEANKGTLFLDEIGELPLGLQAKLLRVLQDKEFERLGSNKTRQADVRILAATNKDLAALAEEGSFRPDLYYRLNVFPLNAPPLRDRKEDIPSLLIHFLNKVSKEYARKLTFSTEALAVLKQYDWPGNVREMENLVERLVILAEKERIDADLIRPYLTIPSREEGSHEVELGGENSPSLQSLEKSVIIDALRRSGGIQHKAARELGITPRQMGYRVKKFNLESLVAVQRVKSRA, encoded by the coding sequence ATGGCTTCAAAAACGCTAAATCTCCAGCTCTCCTGCCTCTCCGCCATAAGCGGCATCATCGATAAGGCGCTCGACCTCGAGCAGTCGCTCCAGGATATTTTGCGTATCCTGGCCGAAACGCTTTCCATGAAGCGCGCCACCATCACCCTGGTCGACCGCTCCACGGGCAAGCTTGTCATCAGCGTTTCCCAGGGGCTGTCCGCCGAGGAGAAGCGGCGGGGCGTCTACGGCCTTGACGAAGGCGTCACCGGTCTCATTTTCCAGACGGCCCAGCCCTACGTGGTGCCGGACATCCGCAACGAGCCGCTTTTTCTGGACAAAACCCAGTCGCGTAAGATCGAGCGCCATACGATCTCCTTTGTCGGAGTGCCGATCATCCTGCACGGGCAGGCCATCGGCGTGCTCAACGTGGACCGGCTTTTCGGCGACGAAGTGGATTACGGGGAGGACGTGGCTTTTCTGACCGTCGTGGCCACGCTCATTGCCCAGTTCATGAGCCTCAACCAGAAATACGAGGCCAAGGTCGAGAATCTCAAGCGGGAAAACATCTCGCTCAAATACAAGCTGTCCCAGGAATCCCAGGGGCTCTATATCGTCGGCAAGAGTCTGGCCATGCAGGATGTGCAGCGCCAGATCGAAAAGGTCGCCCCGACCCGGGCCACGGTGCTGCTCCTTGGCGAGTCCGGCACCGGCAAGACGCTTATCGGCCGCATCATCCACGATCTTTCCGAGCGCAAGGACTATCCCTTCATCAAGGTCAACTGCGCCTCGATTCCGGAAACCCTGCTGGAATCGGAACTCTTCGGCTATGAAAAGGGTGCGTTCACCGGGGCGGACCAGACCAAGCCCGGCCGGTTCGAGGAGGCCAACAAGGGCACGCTTTTTCTCGACGAGATCGGCGAACTGCCGCTCGGGCTCCAGGCCAAGCTGCTGCGCGTACTCCAGGACAAGGAGTTCGAGCGCCTGGGCAGCAACAAGACCCGGCAGGCGGACGTGCGCATCCTGGCCGCCACCAACAAGGATCTGGCCGCGTTGGCCGAGGAGGGGTCGTTTCGCCCCGATCTCTACTACCGGCTCAACGTTTTTCCGCTCAACGCCCCGCCGCTTCGGGACCGCAAGGAAGACATCCCGAGCCTGCTTATCCATTTCCTCAACAAGGTCTCCAAGGAATACGCCCGCAAGCTGACCTTTTCCACCGAGGCCCTGGCCGTGCTCAAGCAATACGACTGGCCGGGCAATGTCCGGGAGATGGAGAACCTGGTGGAACGGCTGGTGATTCTGGCTGAAAAAGAGCGGATCGACGCCGACCTCATCCGGCCCTATCTGACCATTCCGTCGCGGGAAGAGGGCAGCCACGAGGTCGAGCTGGGCGGCGAAAATTCCCCGTCGCTGCAAAGCCTGGAGAAGTCCGTCATCATCGACGCCCTGCGCCGCAGCGGCGGCATCCAGCACAAGGCGGCCCGGGAACTCGGCATCACGCCGCGCCAGATGGGCTACCGGGTCAAGAAGTTCAATCTCGAATCCCTGGTTGCCGTGCAACGGGTGAAAAGCCGGGCCTGA